A genomic segment from Dendropsophus ebraccatus isolate aDenEbr1 chromosome 7, aDenEbr1.pat, whole genome shotgun sequence encodes:
- the LOC138796795 gene encoding uncharacterized protein yields MTAGTASSGSTAAGVSSQGQPGRVPLAWIFGHSFVVQGARRADVRSDGRQLRFHKSDLLVRWIGLPGLLWGRVLPELEYFASMDRYPDILVLHVGGNDFGVRRSRDIIRDIKLDLLRLWVMAPETLVVWSDVVAWRTWRFARSVEWINRARAKLNKEVGRFVRRNGGIVVRHRDLEGASPELMDSDGVHLNDVGMDLWMLGLHGGLEMALQVWRDEQR; encoded by the exons ATGACTGCTGGAACTGCGTCCTCTGGGTCCACGGCTGCTGGGGTGTCATCCCAGGGACAGCCAG GTCGGGTGCCTCTGGCTTGGATCTTCGGACATTCATTCGTGGTTCAGGGGGCACGACGGGCGGATGTCCGGTCGGATGGCCGTCAGCTACGATTCCACAAGTCTGATCTGCTGGTGCGGTGGATCGGTTTACCGGGTTTGCTGTGGGGAAGGGTGCTTCCTGAGTTGGAGTACTTTGCAAGTATGGACAGATATCCGGACATTTTAGTTTTACATGTCGGGGGCAATGATTTCGGGGTCCGGCGGTCTCGTGATATTATTCGGGACATCAAGCTGGATCTGTTGAGACTGTGGGTGATGGCGCCTGAAACACTGGTGGTCTGGTCCGATGTGGTTGCCTGGCGGACTTGGCGGTTCGCTAGGTCAGTAGAGTGGATTAACAGGGCACGGGCCAAATTGAATAAGGAGGTTGGGAGATTTGTGCGCAGGAATGGGGGCATAGTGGTGCGGCACAGAGACCTGGAGGGAGCATCACCAGAGTTAATGGACTCAGACGGGGTACATCTTAACGATGTGGGCATGGACTTGTGGATGCTGGGGTTACATGGCGGCCTGGAAATGGCCTTGCAGGTCTGGAGGGACGAACAGCGCTAA